GTCACTGCGAGACTTGCAAGAACGTACAAGGCTAACTGGTAACAGATCTACCTCTCCAAGCCCATCCCTCCCTTCGTCAACGACGAGCTTCTCTCCCAGCCCGGCCGCAAGCTGAGCGTGGTCATCGACGTTTCCTGCGACACCACCAACCCCCACaaccccatccccatctactccatcaacaccaccttTGACGACCCCACCGTCCCCGTCACCGTCAAGGACGACCAGAACACCAGCCCTCTGTCTGTCATCAGCATCGACCACCTCCCCTCGATGCTTCCCCGCGAGGCCAGCGAGGCCTTTAGCGAGGGTCTCAAGGAGTCTCTTCTGACTCTTAACGAGCGCAAGACCTCCCGTGTGTGGGCTGATGCTGAGAAGCTCTTCAACGAGAAGGTCGCTCTCCTCCCCGAGGAGCTCAGAACCAAGGAGGTTTAAACGTGGATTCCCCCCTTTCTTTCGTTGCCTTGGGTTCATAGATGGGAATAGAACGCTGCTGAGCGACGCGGTTGATCAATCGCAAGCCGTTTCACGATGAATCTTGTTGGCATGCAGATCGCGCGAGATATAATTCAGTGAGAAAACTTGACGTtgaattaatagaaataaagtTGATGACCGGCGAGATGCAACTTTCAGGGGCTTCACGCCTTGGCTGACCAACCAACACGTATTAGTGCTCACAGCCTCGTACACGACATGCATGTGCCTCCGAAGTGCATTAGATGATGAGAACCGATATTTGACATGCCATTTTAGGAATCGTGCATACCACCAAGGTTGTCATTCCGAGATTCCCATCTGTCTTTCTGACCAATTATACAAGCCTCATTCCAACACATCCATGAAGCCTTTTTACTATGTGATTTTTATACTAGGATACATGTACAAGAATAAGCATGCGTTGAATAGTCAAGTTCAAGTTGTAAGCCGCTGTCAAAGGCACCCACCCTGAAGTATGTGGGTAGTTGAACTTGAGCATGGTTCGCAGACCCGTTACATCCGTGTCAAACAAGGAACATGGACCGGGGTACGACATGGGTCGAAAAGATACTCGGGATGGGAGAGTCGCATAATGTCCAGTGATGTGCGTGACAGAGAGACTAGAGGGTTGGTTCACTCTGTACGCTACTGACTGGAATGCATTTATTGGAGATGGTGCACAAGGGCATATACGAGGCAATGTTGATGTCAGCATCAATGCGCTCTGGGGACAGTTCACTATGCATAATCTAGAGTGACGTAGCTTCACGCTGCTGTCAGCGATGGGCCAGATGATCAACGCCAGACGTGAACTTCGAGGCGCGATactcaaggtcaagggatGAGCGTTGAGGAATAGGAGATGAAGTATCTCAAACAATAACATGCCCGACTATTTTTTCCGGGGGAAAAGAAGTCGACTATCCGCCGACTTCTTTTGAACATCCTCTGTCGAGTAACATACGATACAGCCTCAACAATCCCCAACCCAAAACATGCTTCTCGAATATACCGACGAACGGACAACACATAGATGACAATCAGTCTACCTCGAAACTCGACGAAACCGCACCCTTGACCTATATGAGCCAAGACATGACATGATCTCCGTCCAGGTAAAACGAGTTCAGTCTTGGCGTTTCCAGATCGACAGTTTCACGCCAAAACAACTCCAGAGGAGTGACGAAATATATAATGAATCGGTAGCAGTAAAACTTGCGCAAAATTCTCTCAGACGATGTAACAATAATCTATCTTTCATTTACAACCGACAGTTTATTACTCTAACCTCGGCACCTCGCCAAGGATGCTGTGCCCCAGAGTAAATTGTGCCCGTATTTTTCagatttaaaaaaaaatctgaTGACTCGTCGTCCTATCAACACTCGATGCCTCCCTACTGCTCGAGCCACGGACGGACTTTGCTTCCCACTTCCGGCTGGGGCCACCGTTTTCTGTCACATCGGGACCCCCTGCCTCAACCATCCCCGTCCCTGCACGACCGGACCCTCATCTGAcaggtgtgtgtgtgtgtgcgggTTCACTGAAATTGGAGGGATCATGAACCTGTGTCAGCCCTACCAGAATGGCCTCAGTACTTGACATGAGCGAGATTGGCTTTCAAGCAGGGGTGCTGCTCTCGTAATAAAAGGCGAGTTGAAGAAGTTGTCTTCCCGACTCTTCCGCTTCCTTCAACTCTGCAGTGTTGTGTTGTTCAACAAGTCCCTTCATTCACCAGTCACTCTTTTCTGTAGTTGAGAGCTCTTGACGATCTCTCAGCTCGACCACTCTTTAAACTCATCTATTCGTGTACCTCTTTTTGTGCGCTGCTACCTCAATCCCTTGGCTAGTACCAGGATCGAAAATCACCTATAGTGTGCCATCTGTTAAAACTCCCCCTCAAATCGATCACCATGAAGTTCCTTCTccccatcctcctcgccgccccgGCTGTCATGGGCCGAGCCTGCAAGGTTCGACACTCTCACTCTTCTCAGCCCGTCGAGGCCCCAGTCAACACCCAGACTGCTGCCATCGAGGTCCccgacaacaacaacggcgCCATCGTTGTGAGCACCACTGCCGTCCCCGAGGCCGTCGTCTCCCAGCCCGCCGTCGAACAGCCCTCTCCCGATGAGCAAGACAGCCCCGTCGTCTCGGACACTACCCCCAAGACCACCCTCGTCACCTCTGTGGCTCCCACCACCCCCAGCGCCAGCTCCGTCCCCGAGACTGGCTCCGGATCCGGCTCTGGTTCCGGCGCTTCCGAGGATCTCGGCGGCTCGGCCAAGACCGGCTCCTCCACCTTTTACGGTGGTAACCTCGCCGGTGGAAACTGCATGTTCTCCACTTACACTCTCCCCTCCGGTATCTATGGAACTGCCTTCTCTGGTGCCGTCTGGAACAATGCTGCCTCTTGCGGTGCTTGCATTGAGGTCACTGGCCCCAGCGGcaccatcaaggccatggtaAGAAGCACTACCCCTATCACGAGTAACTGTAATGCTAACTCCTCCAGATCGTTGACCAGTGCCCCGAGTGTGAGGAGGGCCACCTCGATCTCTTCCCCGACGCCTTCACCGCTGTCGGCGGCACCGATGGCATCGTCCAGACATCTTACAAGTTTGTCAGCTGCGGCATCACCTCCCCCCTGTACCTGCACAACAAGGAGGGAACCTCTCAGCACTGGTTCTCCATCCAGGTCGTCAACGCCAACGAGCCCGTCACCAAGCTCGAGGTCAGCACCGACGGCGGCAGCACCTGGCAGGAGACTGAGCGCAAGGACTACAACTTCTTCGAGAACTCTGCTGGCTTCGGTGTCGACTCTGTCGATGTCAAGATCACCAGCAAGACGGGCAAGACCGTCACCGTGAGCGGTGTCGGCGTCGAGGCCGGCGCCAAGTTCGAGGCCGACTCCAACTTTTAAAGGAAGATAAAAACGGCGTAAAAGGGAGATTCTGGTAGTTGAGCGGTTGGGATTCATGTGTAGAATAAGGTCGGGCAGCTGGCTGCTTTGACCTCGAGTCTCTTTGGGCCCTTGTACATAGCACTGATACCATGCAGCCAACTACCAGTGGGCGTTCTAGCGTGGGAGCTTTATCTTCATGTATAAATTTGACAGCAGCCTTGCTCCATTGTTGTGCCAATAACTTGTGGTGTTCCATTGCTCTAGAAACATACTGAGGTAGGCTACAGTGCTACCAGAATAAATAGCTCACAGTAGGGTAAGTGGAAAAGCTAAACTACTTGACAAATGTAAGAGTAAAACTTCAGCTCCGAGCTGTCATGAGGTCTCGCAACCCGTAGCTCAAGTCGGCATCGATTCGTAGTGACCCCCTTCTCTGTTATGCGCAACGCCATGCTCTGCTCCTTCTCACCCATAAAAGTTCAACAAACGACGATAAAAAGAAGCCCTCCTCCTATTGAGGCTCTATTAGTTCATCTGCCATCATCCAGGTCCTTCTTGAGACTTACCAGATGGCTACTTCTCGGAATCCAGGTCCACCACTTGCAGCGGGACAACAACGGGCTGCTGCGCAGAAACTTGATAGACCATGGCGGGGACGATCTGCACCTCTGACCGAGAGAAGATTTCGAACTCCAACTTCTTTGCAGGCCCAAAGCCCATCAGGTTATTGGTAATTCTGGCGGCAAAGAATCTGTTGCTGGTGTCGCGCTCGGATCTAGCGGCGTGCTTCTTGAAGATCCAGCCACCCAATCCCCCCCTGAGGTCATGGACCCGATGTTCTTCGTCACTCAGGCGCTCTGTGGGAAGATGAGTATTGTAGATGGCCCAAAGCGCCTTTGGAAGACCCTTGGAGGAGATCTCGGCAACAACCCCAAAGCCAGTAAGTTGCCATGTTCCACCAACGATGTCGTCGAGGCTCTTGGTGCGTTCAGTCTCCCAGTCACCGACATAAGTGCACAGCTCTCCCAGTTGCGCAAAAACAAAGTTGGTCTTGCCATCGGGTTCATCGGGGTGGATGTCGACTGAGTCTGGAACCTCGATGCCTCCTTTCATCACCCATTCTTTCTCGACGTCTCGAACCGCAACGGCCGGGAACCCTCTGGTGTCGGTGCTAACATTAAGATTGATGGCAAGAGCATTTTCATGCATCAAATCGCCTCGGGTTTTCGTCAACTCCCCCAAGGGCGGGCTCGCGTAGAGAAAGTTGGAGGATGGCCGGATAGCGTAGCAGGTGAAGATGCCATCAAAGGTTGCTTCGCCCAAGACAACCAGCGGGACGTTGCACATGTTCAGGGTCCAACAAAGTTCACCAAGGTCACCTTCCTTGGTCAAGTTGGTGCTTCGGAGTTGCTCAAAGAACACTTCGTCGGGCATACGGTAGAACATTCTCTCCATGTGGCGGCCAAGCCACTTCCGAGACCACTGCATGTATGCAAGATATTCTTCCCGGTTCGGCCATGCCTCCTCATGGAAGCGATCGTAGGCGCCGGGGTCTGAAATAAGAGCCAGGAGATAGTCTCTCTGCTCCTCAGTCTCTAGATGCCATTGATAGAACCGCTGTTCCTGTGGAGTAAAGGAAGcgatgagctcctcgtcgGAGAGAAGACATGCGGTGGGAATGGGAGGGCGACTGTCAAGCTGGGTGGAGGTGGAAGAAGATTCTGGCATGGTTACTGAGAAGTAGGAGTTCTGGTAGTGAGAATGAGGCGGTATCTAGATGGGGTGCTGCGGAGAAGAGGGCAGTTTCTAGACGTGGATGGGAGATGGCTTCAGTGTGATCAAGGAGAATaagaggtgaagaagaggagaaagtAAAGAGGTGATAGTTCATTGATAGGAGAGAGGAAGGCGAACCCTCGGAGTTTGGAAGTCAAAAGATAGAGAAAGAACACCCCGTGAGTTTCGGTGTGCGTGTTTAGAGGAGAATAGGGTTTATTTGGAGTGACGCCTTCACACCTACCTGCAGTGAATCACAGTCATCAGGAGCGCTCCGAGCCCGTGTTGGGAGTGACAGGTATAGACATCTGGGCATATTCCTGACAGTAATAAACAAAATGCGTGATAGTTGCCGTGGGTAGCTGCGCGACGTCAAGGAGAGTTTTGGCTGCTTGTCCAGTATAACTTTGGAGTTGCGCAGTAAAAACGCTTGACATGGAGGATTGGATTGAGTGATGGGGGCCGTCCAGCCGATCCAACAAGCAGCTATGGTCCCCAGCTAGGCGCACATATACAGTGGCCAATGCACATAACTATGGAGGCGTACAAACATTGTTGCTGCTCATACTCATTGTAGGCGAACACGTCTGGGAGTTTATTGTCGCTATTGGATGCCAATCAATGCACGTACGCCGTCAGTCACACCACAAGGGTACGCTTGCGGCCAACGAACTTTCTTGCTCAATCTCATTGTCTGCAACGTTGGCTCATCTGTATTGAAGGAATTTATATCGTTCGTTACCTAGCCACCCATTAAACACATCACTAAACATCAATCATTGCTACCATTAGGCGGTCTCGGCGTGAGccgtcttctcctcgtcatcatctcctcccTTCAGGGCGCCAGTGCGCCtagcctcctcaaccttctcGTCAAATCCTCCACTTGCGACGGTGCTGCGCCAGGCAGGGATATTTCCGTCAAACAGGaggtcaacctcctccaggGTCTTGCGTGAAGTCTCGGGGTAGCAGAAGAAAGCATGGAAGGTCATGGCAATACAGAAGGTGCCAAAGATCATGTACGTCTGCCACTTAATGTTGGTGAAGGAGGGGGGAACGAAGAAGGCCAGAGCAAGGTTGAAGCTATTTATGTCAGTGTTGCACAGCTAAACTCTTGTGAAGTGACTTACACCCAGTTTCCAGCAGCCGCTAGACTGACACCCTTGGCACGATACTTGAGAGGGAAAACCTCACTGGCGTAGATCCACGCAACGGGAGCCCAGGTGAGACCGTAGACTCCAACAAAGATGTAGGCCAGAGCAATGACGGCCTTGGCAGGCTTGCCCTGGATAGCCCACTTGAGAATTTCGTTGCCTTGATACCGTATCAGCTACTGGAATATAGAGCATACCAACGAACTTACCATCAACACTTTCGACGGGGTAACCGTGGACAGCCATAACAGCTCCGCTGGTGAAGTGAAGAACACCACAGATGACAGCACCGATGATGAGAAGCCATCTACGGCCAAGGCGGTCGATGAAAGGCAGGACAACGCCGGTTGTcacgaggaagatgacatACTGGATGATGGAGGATGTCAGAGCAACGTTGCCAGTCTGTTTCTCAGGTCAGTCCGCGTTCTCATTCGGGCGTCGACATCACTTGCCATTCCGGCCATGTTGAAAATGTACACGAGGTAGTAGAGCATGACGTTGCCGCCCCTGAAACCAAGTTAGCATGTTAACAAagcatcatcaaggaccaGACTTACAGCAACTGCTGCCAGATCTGTACGCTGACACCAACCATGGTGCGCTTCCACACACCAGGGGCAAAGAGACCGAGGTATCCAATGTCCTTGGATTCTCGGGCGATGCGGACAGCCTCGCGgacctcctccatctctgccAAGACGACAGGGCTGTCGAGGTCACCGCCGGCGTGCAGGTGGGCAAGATTGAAGTGTGCCTCCTCCCAGCGGTCGTGCTGGGCGAGCCATCGAGGCGActcggggaagaagaagaggccaccgaggaggatgaagccgGGGATGGCTTGGATGCCCCAGGCAATACGGAAGGCTGCGGGGCCGTCAACGTTGATGGAGCAGCCATACGAGATCAAGTACATGATAAGAATACCTGTTGTTGTCAGTCGGAGTGCTTGCTGATACTAGAGTCAAAGACTTACCCCACTCAATCGACCACTGCTGGATACCGACAACACGACCACGGATGTCGGAGGGTGCAAGCTCGGCGAGGTACACAAGAACCTGAGAACTAGTGATACCGACTGCAAGACCGCTGACGATGCGGCCCACGATGAGGTGGCCAACGTTCTGGGCGGAGCACTGAAGAACAGCACCCGCGATCCAGAAACCACAAGCAATCATGATAGCATATCGTCGGCCGAGTCGGTCAGCGAGAACACCAGCAAGCAAGGCGCCGATAAAGGAACCGGCAGACATTGAGGCAGTGATACCACCCTGCTCAGTCGATCCAGGGTCGTTAAAGTAGTCGCGATACTGGTCCGAGCCGATCCATGCGCTCATGGAGCTGATATCGAAGCCAAAGAGCATACCGCCAATGGTGCCAATGGCGGCAAGCGCTGAAGGGGCGTGTTAGTTCGGTTGGTGGACAGAGTCATGATGGGATTGTCTCACCGTAGATGTTCCAAATCCGATACATGGTGAAGAATTGGTCTCCTGGCCAGAGACTCAAAGACTCAATcaatgaagaggaggattgatgatgatgccgtcCCAAAACGCTGTCCCTCTCGCCGTGTCTCTTGGTTCTTATAAAGACTTGACGGCATCCTGACTGCCTCAAGGGTCGCGCAGCTTGGACAGACAGGCGTGGAGCGCATGTAGAAGCGCACGTATAATATTGAAGCAATGAATGGGGCCGGTCAAGTCGTCTCAAACGTCATCCACAGTTTTTGGTCGACGTTAGTCCCGGGGCACCGCAAATGGTGGAGGATGGGGGGATGGACGGGGTCCCCAGGATCGCCCTCCTTGGTTACCACGCTTAGATAGCGGCTTCGAGTTGTGGGATGGCGTGTTGGGTTCATCGGCAAGCCTCATGACTTGGTCCGAACCAACAGCTGCGAGCCAAGATGGGCGCCCAGCCGGTAATGCTACCGGTAAAAGCCGCGGAAGGGAAGATAGCATCCAGGGCAGGGGTTCATGGTTGAAGGTTTGGTGATGTTTCTGGGAGATGATGTGAAGTCTCTGTCGCGGCTTGGTGGAAGTTGAAGCCGCCTCTGGCAGCCTCCGTCAGGTACCCCGGTGGTACCTGCCCACTGTTCCCAGATCGACCACCTGGGACATTACGAAGAAGGAGCACCTCAAAGGGATCAAGGTCAGCCCACGGTGAGCAACGAATTGGCCTACAGAAGAAGTCGGCGAGAATGATTCCGGGAATGATATCATGGACAGGGTTCCCTGCCGTCTTCATGCACTGTCACCTTATAGCGCGCGCAGGAGTCGGAGCCGCCCACGTGTGGCTGCCCGCAGAGCCGCCTTGTGCCGTGTGCCGGGCGCCGGGACATCTCCGAGTGCTTGTCCGATTGATTCTCGAAGCCGTCAAGAAGGTGCAGAAAGGAGGCTGCCTCGTTCGAGACAGACTATTGGAGCGCATCAGATCTTCTTGGGGGGTGGCACTGAGGGCTATGATCATGGCACGGTGTGTGTGTCGTCGTGGTTGTGAAGGG
This region of Fusarium falciforme chromosome 5, complete sequence genomic DNA includes:
- a CDS encoding Expansin-like EG45 domain-containing protein codes for the protein MKFLLPILLAAPAVMGRACKVRHSHSSQPVEAPVNTQTAAIEVPDNNNGAIVVSTTAVPEAVVSQPAVEQPSPDEQDSPVVSDTTPKTTLVTSVAPTTPSASSVPETGSGSGSGSGASEDLGGSAKTGSSTFYGGNLAGGNCMFSTYTLPSGIYGTAFSGAVWNNAASCGACIEVTGPSGTIKAMIVDQCPECEEGHLDLFPDAFTAVGGTDGIVQTSYKFVSCGITSPLYLHNKEGTSQHWFSIQVVNANEPVTKLEVSTDGGSTWQETERKDYNFFENSAGFGVDSVDVKITSKTGKTVTVSGVGVEAGAKFEADSNF